A region of Selenomonadales bacterium 4137-cl DNA encodes the following proteins:
- the allB gene encoding allantoinase AllB yields the protein MYDLGIVNGLLVSGQGTKAANLYIRDGKVAEVTADIRPAAEVRDAAGLYVLPGCVDVHCHFRDPGHADKEDFAHGTRAAAVGGVTTVFDMPNSNPPVMDADSFAAKADYFSSKAYVDYALWGLTMGVYNREKLAGMVAAGTIAFKFLWGYALNSKTYELVYNYDDDAPDIIPPLDNGRVYDVFDDVARTGAVMSVHCEDPALVRALTRRVLESGRRDYAALLAARANVAEEVAIKIAISYSRATGARLHIAHMSTAEGVELVAEAQAQGLPVTAETCTHYLFLEDKDFDRVGPVMKVYPPVRGERDRLALWAGLRAGTIALVCSDHAPHMVAQKQGDLFSIPAGMCDVETMLPLMLGEVSRGAITLPFVVEKMAENPARLFNLFPRKGSLAPGADADFVLVDMNMEQEIRNERLHSKQPLTAYHGMKIKGWPVATYLRGRKIAKDGVVQGGPGGWLVKPVTR from the coding sequence ATGTACGATCTCGGGATAGTAAATGGGTTACTCGTTTCCGGGCAAGGCACCAAGGCGGCGAATTTGTATATCCGCGACGGGAAGGTGGCCGAGGTTACGGCCGACATCCGGCCGGCGGCCGAGGTGCGTGACGCGGCCGGACTGTATGTTCTGCCGGGGTGTGTCGATGTTCATTGCCATTTCCGCGATCCCGGCCACGCGGACAAGGAGGATTTCGCCCACGGTACACGCGCTGCTGCGGTCGGCGGTGTGACAACGGTTTTCGATATGCCGAACAGCAACCCTCCGGTCATGGATGCGGACAGCTTTGCGGCCAAGGCGGATTATTTCAGTTCTAAGGCCTATGTCGATTACGCGTTGTGGGGCCTGACAATGGGGGTTTACAACCGCGAAAAGCTGGCCGGCATGGTCGCGGCGGGCACGATCGCATTTAAGTTTCTCTGGGGATACGCCCTGAACAGTAAGACGTACGAGCTGGTGTATAACTACGACGATGATGCGCCAGATATAATTCCCCCTTTGGACAACGGCCGGGTTTACGACGTGTTCGACGACGTCGCCCGCACCGGAGCGGTGATGTCCGTTCACTGCGAGGATCCCGCGCTGGTGAGAGCCCTCACCCGGCGGGTATTGGAGTCGGGCCGCCGCGATTACGCCGCGCTTTTGGCGGCGCGGGCCAATGTGGCCGAAGAGGTGGCGATCAAGATCGCTATATCCTACAGTCGGGCCACCGGCGCCAGGCTGCATATCGCCCATATGTCCACCGCCGAGGGGGTGGAGCTGGTGGCCGAGGCCCAGGCGCAGGGACTTCCGGTTACAGCGGAGACGTGCACGCATTACCTGTTTCTCGAAGACAAGGATTTCGACCGCGTCGGGCCGGTCATGAAGGTCTATCCGCCGGTGCGGGGCGAGCGGGACAGGCTGGCGCTGTGGGCGGGACTGCGGGCCGGTACGATAGCGCTGGTGTGCTCGGACCACGCGCCGCATATGGTGGCGCAAAAGCAGGGCGATCTGTTCAGTATCCCGGCCGGCATGTGCGACGTCGAAACCATGCTGCCGCTGATGCTGGGGGAAGTAAGCCGGGGGGCGATCACCCTGCCCTTCGTGGTCGAGAAGATGGCCGAAAACCCTGCCAGGCTCTTTAATCTTTTTCCCCGGAAAGGCAGTCTCGCGCCGGGGGCGGATGCCGATTTCGTGCTGGTCGACATGAATATGGAACAGGAAATACGGAACGAAAGGCTGCATAGCAAGCAGCCGCTTACCGCCTACCACGGCATGAAGATTAAGGGCTGGCCGGTGGCAACATATTTACGGGGCCGGAAAATCGCCAAGGACGGCGTGGTTCAGGGCGGGCCCGGCGGATGGCTGGTCAAACCGGTTACTAGATAG
- the phnF gene encoding phosphonate metabolism transcriptional regulator PhnF, with the protein MIERESGIPYYWQLMEIIRRQIVNGRLKEGQRIPSEIELSSAYRVNRHTVRQAIGELCRSGELYKQRGRGTFVAKPPVDLFEYRLSPKTSFTDDIREAGKTPDSRLLAWREVTAPVHVAEALGLAADERVFALDIRRLVNRQPFLFSKVFLSAARLPGLAGFIDKFRSLPAIYDAYGLSPRRVKSVFRASFPEQEEAVALDIPGNLPVLKVESVLKSQDGVLIEYSVSCYRSDFAKVSIDW; encoded by the coding sequence GTGATCGAACGGGAAAGCGGCATACCTTACTACTGGCAACTGATGGAAATAATCCGCCGGCAGATCGTGAACGGCAGACTCAAGGAAGGCCAGCGCATCCCCTCGGAGATTGAACTCAGCAGCGCCTACCGCGTGAACAGGCACACCGTCAGGCAGGCCATCGGCGAACTATGCCGGTCCGGTGAGCTTTATAAGCAGCGCGGCCGTGGCACGTTTGTCGCGAAGCCGCCCGTAGACCTGTTCGAATACCGTCTGTCGCCGAAGACCAGCTTCACCGATGACATCCGCGAAGCCGGCAAAACCCCGGACAGCAGGCTGCTTGCCTGGAGGGAAGTCACCGCCCCGGTGCATGTGGCCGAAGCGCTTGGCCTGGCGGCCGACGAGCGGGTTTTCGCCCTCGACATTCGGCGCCTGGTCAACCGCCAGCCCTTCCTGTTCTCGAAAGTTTTTCTGTCCGCCGCCCGGCTGCCGGGTTTGGCCGGCTTTATCGACAAATTCCGGTCGCTGCCGGCCATCTACGACGCATACGGCCTGTCGCCCCGGCGGGTAAAGTCCGTGTTTCGGGCCTCCTTCCCTGAGCAGGAGGAGGCGGTGGCGCTGGATATCCCCGGGAATCTGCCGGTGTTAAAGGTCGAAAGCGTGCTTAAAAGCCAGGACGGCGTCCTGATTGAATATAGCGTTTCCTGTTACCGTAGCGATTTCGCCAAAGTCAGCATCGACTGGTAA
- a CDS encoding 4-hydroxyphenylacetate 3-hydroxylase family protein, protein MPIKTGEQYEASLRAMKFKIYLQGELVENPVDHPIIRPSMNSVKMTYDLANDPQYEELMTATSHLTGEKINRFCHLHQSCDDLVKKVKMQRLLGQKTAACFQRCVGMDAINAADSVTFEMDRKFGTDYHKRFTNFLRRMQEEDWTVDGAMTDPKGDRSLPPHKQADPDLYVHVVERRKDGIVVCGAKAHQTGAVNSHWILVMPTIAMGKEDADYAVSFAAPADADGIFYIYGRQSCDTRKLEGGSIDVGNKQFGGHEALMVFDNVFIPWENVFMCGETEYSGLLVERFAGYHRQSYGGCKVGVGDVLIGATALAADYNGASKASHVKDKLIEMTHLNETLYSCGIACSSEGSPTASGTYLINLLLANVCKQNVTRFPYEIARLAEDIAGGLMVTMPSEHDLRHPEIGRVVEKYFCGVSSVPVEERMRILRLIENITLGTAAVGYRTESMHGAGSPQAQRIMIARQGGIEQKKSLAKDIAGIAHPSP, encoded by the coding sequence ATGCCTATCAAAACCGGCGAACAATATGAAGCGAGCCTGCGCGCCATGAAGTTTAAAATATATCTGCAGGGCGAGCTTGTGGAGAACCCGGTGGACCACCCGATAATCAGGCCTTCGATGAATTCGGTCAAAATGACCTATGACCTTGCCAACGATCCCCAGTACGAAGAGTTGATGACCGCCACCTCCCACCTTACCGGCGAGAAGATCAACCGTTTCTGCCACCTCCACCAAAGCTGCGACGATCTTGTGAAAAAAGTCAAGATGCAGCGCCTTCTGGGCCAAAAAACGGCCGCCTGCTTCCAGCGCTGTGTGGGCATGGACGCCATAAACGCCGCCGACAGCGTTACCTTCGAGATGGACCGGAAGTTCGGCACCGACTATCACAAACGCTTCACGAACTTCCTGCGGCGCATGCAGGAAGAAGATTGGACGGTCGACGGCGCCATGACGGATCCAAAGGGTGACCGCAGTCTGCCGCCCCATAAGCAGGCCGACCCCGATCTGTACGTGCATGTCGTCGAAAGGCGCAAGGACGGCATCGTCGTCTGCGGCGCCAAGGCTCATCAGACGGGGGCGGTCAATTCCCACTGGATACTCGTGATGCCGACGATCGCCATGGGCAAAGAGGACGCCGACTACGCCGTTTCTTTCGCCGCTCCCGCCGACGCCGACGGCATATTCTATATTTACGGACGCCAGTCCTGCGATACGCGCAAGCTCGAAGGCGGCTCCATCGACGTCGGCAACAAGCAGTTCGGCGGCCATGAAGCCCTCATGGTGTTCGATAACGTCTTTATCCCCTGGGAAAATGTCTTCATGTGCGGAGAAACCGAATACTCCGGTCTCCTGGTCGAACGCTTCGCCGGCTACCACCGCCAAAGCTACGGCGGTTGCAAGGTCGGTGTCGGCGACGTGCTCATCGGAGCGACCGCCCTGGCCGCCGACTATAACGGCGCCAGCAAAGCCTCCCACGTCAAAGACAAGCTGATCGAAATGACCCACCTCAACGAGACGCTGTACTCGTGCGGCATCGCCTGCTCGAGCGAAGGCAGCCCAACCGCGTCCGGCACTTACCTGATAAACCTCCTGCTGGCAAATGTCTGCAAGCAGAACGTCACCCGCTTCCCCTACGAGATCGCCCGCCTGGCCGAGGACATCGCCGGCGGCCTGATGGTTACCATGCCGTCCGAGCATGACCTCAGGCACCCGGAGATCGGCCGCGTTGTCGAAAAGTACTTCTGCGGCGTATCGTCGGTGCCGGTAGAAGAGCGGATGCGCATCCTGAGGTTAATCGAGAATATCACCCTCGGCACGGCGGCCGTCGGTTACCGTACCGAATCGATGCACGGGGCGGGTTCGCCCCAGGCGCAGCGCATAATGATCGCCCGGCAGGGCGGCATAGAGCAGAAAAAGTCGTTGGCGAAAGATATCGCCGGGATTGCCCACCCCTCCCCTTAA